A part of Bosea sp. (in: a-proteobacteria) genomic DNA contains:
- a CDS encoding phage holin family protein, giving the protein MWKELSLLAATDIIGTVKRNLNALVYFAIAAILALIGIVYALQALHYWLTFRIGVVGSSLVLAAVLLMVAGILMLVGQSVRERRQPPTSKLTVGAMMAAPFMARMVGRRISLSTIAVAGVVAIGALLGRQLGRE; this is encoded by the coding sequence ATGTGGAAGGAGCTGTCCCTGCTGGCTGCCACCGACATTATCGGGACGGTCAAACGCAACCTGAACGCGCTGGTCTATTTCGCCATCGCCGCAATCCTCGCGCTGATCGGAATTGTCTATGCTTTGCAGGCGCTCCATTACTGGCTCACCTTCCGCATCGGCGTGGTCGGGAGCAGCCTTGTCCTTGCAGCGGTCCTGCTCATGGTCGCCGGGATCCTGATGCTTGTGGGGCAGTCAGTGCGCGAACGCCGTCAGCCGCCGACCTCGAAGCTGACGGTCGGTGCGATGATGGCGGCGCCCTTCATGGCGCGGATGGTGGGTCGGCGCATCAGCCTCTCCACCATCGCGGTCGCGGGGGTCGTGGCGATCGGAGCGCTGCTGGGCCGGCAACTCGGCCGTGAATGA
- a CDS encoding CsbD family protein, with amino-acid sequence MGSTNDKIKGMANEAAGNVKQAVGKALHKPKLEAEGFAQERKGEAQQAVGKGKDAVKKFVDNV; translated from the coding sequence ATGGGCAGCACGAACGACAAGATCAAGGGCATGGCCAACGAGGCCGCAGGCAACGTCAAGCAGGCGGTCGGCAAGGCGCTCCACAAGCCGAAGCTCGAAGCCGAGGGCTTCGCGCAGGAACGCAAGGGCGAAGCCCAGCAGGCCGTCGGCAAGGGCAAGGATGCCGTCAAGAAGTTCGTCGACAACGTCTGA
- a CDS encoding quinone oxidoreductase: protein MVKAIRIHQPGGPEAMVYEDVEVGQPGKGQLLIRHTAIGVNFIDVYHRSGAYPLQMPHALGMEGAGVVEVVGPGTTGFRIGDRIAYSAPPPGSYSEKRLVDAAKMVRLPDGIPDKIGAAIMLQGMTARYLLKQTHKVKKGDWILVHAAAGGMGLLLCQWAKHLGCHVIGTTSSDEKAALARKNGCEYPIIYTKEDFVARVKEITGGKGVSVVYDGVGKDTFLKSLECLAIRGHLVSYGAASGPPDPIAPSILSTKSMSLTRPTLFQYTATRPELLANARDVFKVVLSGAVKIQKPAEYKLKDVAQAHIDLTSRKTTGSIILIP, encoded by the coding sequence ATGGTCAAGGCAATACGCATCCATCAGCCGGGCGGGCCCGAGGCGATGGTATATGAGGATGTCGAGGTCGGGCAGCCCGGCAAGGGCCAGCTCCTGATCCGCCACACGGCGATCGGCGTCAACTTCATCGACGTTTATCACCGTTCGGGGGCCTACCCGCTGCAGATGCCTCATGCGCTGGGCATGGAAGGCGCGGGCGTGGTTGAGGTGGTTGGACCCGGAACCACAGGCTTCCGCATCGGAGATCGCATCGCCTATTCCGCTCCGCCGCCCGGCTCCTACAGCGAAAAGCGCCTTGTCGACGCCGCCAAGATGGTCAGGCTGCCAGATGGCATCCCCGACAAGATCGGTGCTGCGATCATGCTTCAGGGCATGACGGCGCGCTATCTGCTCAAGCAGACCCACAAGGTGAAGAAGGGCGACTGGATTCTTGTCCATGCCGCTGCCGGCGGCATGGGCCTGCTGCTCTGCCAGTGGGCGAAGCATCTGGGCTGCCATGTCATCGGCACCACCTCTTCGGATGAGAAGGCGGCGCTTGCGCGCAAGAATGGCTGCGAATATCCGATCATCTACACGAAGGAGGACTTCGTCGCCCGGGTGAAGGAGATCACCGGCGGCAAGGGCGTCTCGGTCGTCTATGACGGCGTTGGCAAGGACACCTTCCTCAAGTCGCTCGAGTGCCTCGCCATCCGCGGGCATCTTGTATCCTATGGCGCTGCTTCGGGCCCGCCTGATCCGATTGCGCCTTCAATTCTCTCCACCAAGTCCATGTCGCTGACGCGGCCCACGCTGTTCCAGTACACTGCCACCCGCCCCGAACTGCTGGCCAATGCACGCGACGTCTTCAAGGTCGTGCTGTCAGGGGCCGTCAAGATCCAGAAGCCGGCGGAGTACAAGCTCAAGGATGTGGCCCAGGCGCATATCGACCTGACCAGCCGCAAGACCACAGGCTCGATCATCCTGATCCCATAA
- a CDS encoding PRC-barrel domain containing protein, with product MSRIDNNAALSLALGAALVLGLPASAMAQAAPSAPSRQDVFYRPATEQKTWRTSDMIGEGVFNRAGERIGEVDDLIIDQSGRIAATVIGVGGFLGLGERLVAVSFTAVDLTREPNGNPRLVVDLTKDMLSAAPPYRPDIKRN from the coding sequence ATGTCGCGCATCGACAACAACGCCGCCTTGTCGCTTGCGCTGGGCGCCGCTCTGGTTCTCGGCCTTCCTGCGTCTGCCATGGCGCAGGCTGCACCCTCAGCGCCATCCCGCCAGGACGTGTTCTACAGGCCGGCGACAGAGCAGAAGACGTGGCGCACCTCCGACATGATCGGGGAGGGCGTCTTTAATCGGGCCGGCGAACGCATCGGCGAGGTTGATGATCTCATCATCGACCAGAGCGGGCGGATTGCGGCGACCGTGATCGGGGTCGGGGGCTTCCTGGGGCTGGGCGAGCGCCTCGTAGCCGTGAGTTTCACGGCTGTGGATCTGACGCGCGAACCCAACGGCAACCCGCGGCTGGTGGTCGATCTGACCAAGGACATGCTGTCAGCCGCTCCCCCATATCGCCCCGACATCAAACGCAACTGA
- a CDS encoding transglutaminase family protein, with amino-acid sequence MHIRYGYTIDISCERPTPLITMLDIHPSRRHDITEPDEMTVVSLADGARIGDVSLYEDKFGNLCRRFIAPAGGIRLAAAGIVHDSGFPDPVRPEAEAAPPEALPDDTLVYLLGSRYCETDRLSNHAWAMFGGISGGWNKVQAICDHVHGHLRFDYGSARPTRSAAEAYEERVGVCRDFAHLALTLCRCLNIPARYCTGYLGDIGVPPDPAPGDFSGWFEAFLGGEWWTFDARHNAPRIGRILIARGRDATDVPILNSFGAHSLDRFDIVTREVQGQRYPATSLHRRDHWVLAESLRAGGEAA; translated from the coding sequence ATGCACATTCGCTATGGCTACACGATCGACATCTCCTGCGAGCGCCCGACGCCGCTTATCACGATGCTCGACATCCATCCCTCCCGGCGGCACGACATCACCGAGCCGGACGAAATGACCGTGGTGTCGCTGGCCGACGGCGCACGCATCGGGGATGTCAGCCTTTACGAGGACAAGTTCGGCAATCTGTGCCGCCGCTTCATCGCGCCAGCCGGAGGGATCAGGCTCGCGGCCGCGGGCATCGTGCATGATTCCGGGTTCCCCGATCCGGTCAGGCCGGAGGCCGAGGCCGCCCCGCCCGAAGCCTTGCCCGACGACACGCTCGTTTATCTGCTCGGCAGCCGTTATTGTGAGACGGACAGGCTCTCCAACCATGCCTGGGCCATGTTCGGGGGCATCTCTGGCGGGTGGAACAAGGTTCAGGCGATCTGCGACCATGTGCATGGCCACCTGCGCTTCGACTATGGCAGCGCGCGGCCGACCCGCAGCGCCGCAGAAGCTTATGAGGAGCGCGTCGGCGTATGCCGCGACTTTGCCCACCTCGCCCTCACCCTGTGCCGCTGCCTCAACATCCCGGCGCGCTATTGCACCGGCTATCTCGGGGACATCGGCGTGCCGCCTGACCCGGCGCCGGGGGACTTCAGCGGCTGGTTCGAGGCCTTCCTCGGCGGCGAGTGGTGGACCTTCGATGCCCGGCACAATGCTCCGCGCATCGGGCGCATCCTGATCGCGCGGGGCCGCGACGCTACCGATGTGCCTATCCTCAACTCGTTCGGCGCGCACAGCCTCGATCGCTTCGACATCGTGACGCGCGAAGTCCAGGGCCAGCGCTACCCTGCAACCTCGCTGCACCGGCGCGACCATTGGGTTCTGGCGGAAAGCCTGCGGGCCGGAGGCGAGGCAGCCTGA